Proteins encoded within one genomic window of Bacteroidales bacterium:
- the recQ gene encoding DNA helicase RecQ — protein sequence MKVKEDKSLHMVLKEFFGFDTFKGNQEAIIKNVLAGNDTFVIMPTGGGKSLTYQLPALISTGTAIVISPLISLMKNQVDNIRNFGVDKGIANFLNSSLSKQEMTEVKTDLLKGKTKILYVAPETLTKKDNIEFFKQFNISFYAIDEAHCISEWGHDFRPEYRNIRPTVKAIGKKVPVMALTATATPKVQHDIQKNLGMMNATLFKSSFNRPNLYYEVRSKTKDVAKDIIKYIKTNAGKSGIIYCLSRKRVEELAETLQVNGIKALPYHAGLESEVRKGNQDKFLMEEVDVIVATIAFGMGIDKPDVRFVIHHDMPKSLEGYYQETGRSGRDDGEGNCIAFYAYDDILKLEKFNSKKSVNEQEIAKQLLIETIAYAESSVCRRKLLLHYFGEIYEEENCQCCDNCLHPKTKFNGTEYVETVLEAVHETKEQCKANHLINVIIGKNSATVKSFKHHKLNVFGKGADNDEKFWNAVIRQTLINRLLVKEIENYGILKITPEGKKFLKDPYTIMLTQDHDYDSADDDEFFASGGKTSSADKTLFALLKDLRKQISRKENLPPFVIFQDPSLEDMAIQYPIKMDELLQITGVGAGKAQKYGKPFLDLIAKYVEENEIIRPMDMVVKSVVNKSGLKVYIIKSIDRKVPLEDVALAKNLSIEDLLLELESIVASGTKLDINYYIDEYVDPYHQEEIFEYFHTAETDSIDEALKELGEEEFTEEEIRLVRLKFMSEVGN from the coding sequence ATGAAAGTTAAAGAAGATAAGTCATTACATATGGTTTTGAAAGAATTTTTCGGGTTTGATACTTTCAAGGGGAACCAGGAAGCCATTATTAAAAATGTACTTGCAGGGAATGATACTTTTGTTATTATGCCAACAGGAGGAGGAAAATCACTGACATACCAGCTTCCTGCATTAATCAGCACGGGAACAGCTATCGTAATTTCCCCACTGATATCGCTTATGAAAAATCAAGTGGACAACATACGCAATTTTGGTGTTGATAAGGGAATTGCCAATTTTCTAAATTCTTCCTTAAGCAAACAGGAAATGACTGAAGTTAAAACTGACCTGTTAAAAGGAAAAACAAAGATACTTTATGTGGCTCCCGAGACACTCACAAAAAAAGACAATATTGAGTTTTTCAAGCAATTTAATATTTCATTTTATGCCATTGATGAAGCACATTGTATTTCAGAATGGGGGCATGATTTTAGGCCGGAATACAGAAATATCCGGCCCACAGTTAAAGCTATCGGGAAAAAAGTTCCAGTAATGGCACTTACTGCCACAGCTACTCCCAAAGTACAGCACGACATACAAAAAAATCTGGGCATGATGAATGCCACTTTATTTAAATCCTCCTTTAATCGCCCGAACCTATATTATGAAGTTCGCTCTAAAACAAAGGATGTTGCTAAGGATATCATTAAATATATTAAAACTAATGCCGGGAAATCAGGCATCATATATTGCCTGAGCAGAAAACGTGTAGAAGAACTTGCCGAAACGCTTCAGGTCAATGGTATTAAAGCGCTTCCATATCATGCAGGCCTTGAATCGGAAGTTCGAAAGGGAAACCAGGACAAATTTCTTATGGAAGAGGTTGATGTTATTGTGGCAACAATAGCTTTCGGCATGGGAATAGACAAGCCGGATGTGAGATTTGTAATTCATCATGACATGCCCAAAAGCCTTGAAGGTTATTATCAGGAAACAGGTCGCTCGGGTCGTGATGACGGGGAAGGGAACTGTATCGCCTTTTATGCATACGACGACATTTTGAAATTAGAAAAGTTTAATTCAAAAAAATCGGTTAATGAACAGGAAATCGCCAAACAGTTGTTGATTGAAACTATTGCATATGCTGAGTCATCCGTGTGCCGAAGAAAGCTCCTATTGCATTATTTTGGGGAAATATACGAAGAAGAAAACTGCCAGTGTTGTGATAACTGCCTGCATCCGAAAACAAAATTCAATGGAACCGAATATGTTGAAACAGTCCTTGAAGCTGTTCATGAAACCAAAGAACAGTGTAAGGCCAATCACTTAATAAATGTAATTATAGGAAAAAACTCTGCCACTGTCAAATCATTTAAACACCATAAACTCAATGTTTTTGGTAAAGGTGCAGATAACGATGAAAAATTCTGGAACGCTGTTATTAGACAAACTTTGATAAACCGCCTTCTTGTTAAAGAGATTGAGAATTATGGCATATTGAAAATTACCCCCGAAGGAAAAAAATTTCTGAAAGACCCATATACTATCATGCTCACACAAGACCATGACTATGATAGTGCAGACGATGATGAATTTTTTGCCAGCGGTGGTAAAACCAGCTCTGCAGATAAAACTTTATTTGCTCTGCTCAAAGATTTGAGAAAACAAATCTCCCGTAAAGAAAACTTGCCTCCTTTTGTTATTTTTCAGGACCCGTCACTCGAAGATATGGCAATTCAATACCCAATTAAAATGGATGAGCTGTTGCAAATTACTGGTGTTGGAGCCGGAAAAGCTCAAAAATACGGGAAACCATTTCTTGACCTGATTGCAAAATATGTTGAAGAAAATGAAATTATCAGGCCGATGGATATGGTGGTAAAATCTGTTGTCAACAAATCAGGGCTTAAAGTTTATATCATAAAAAGCATTGACAGAAAAGTCCCGTTGGAAGATGTTGCTTTGGCTAAAAATCTTTCTATTGAAGATTTGTTACTTGAATTAGAAAGTATTGTGGCTTCAGGAACAAAACTAGACATTAATTACTATATTGATGAATATGTTGACCCGTACCATCAGGAAGAAATTTTTGAATATTTTCATACCGCAGAAACAGATTCTATTGATGAGGCACTGAAAGAGCTTGGGGAAGAAGAATTTACCGAAGAAGAAATAAGGCTTGTAAGATTGAAATTTATGTCGGAAGTCGGCAATTAA
- a CDS encoding substrate-binding domain-containing protein has protein sequence MHKTGIYLLAFLFLLCSCGNDKKNKAPAQNEVKNDTQQEINIFGTHTLYPLLMKWKKEYEQSYPNTKIIIKTNEDEKYCMASQNNKFQLISVSRELTEKEKEAGFFSVPVAIDVILPVISFNNNNIQQIVMNGLTKTKLAAAFSGKITKWGQLLNISSNDKIEVFRLRDSSEISISWANFLSLKPSDFSGSLLYNSKDVPVTIASNANALGYCSSTDIYDATTGFKKKNLYVIPIDFNNNNLADDNELVLDKKDDLNRAVSSGQYPFPPSRKIFLAYNTKTENKAVKEFLTWALSIGQNYCIQSGFVHIDKKTAEIFLKKL, from the coding sequence ATGCATAAAACTGGTATTTATTTGTTAGCTTTTTTGTTTTTGCTTTGTTCGTGTGGAAACGACAAAAAAAACAAGGCACCGGCACAAAACGAAGTAAAAAATGACACTCAACAAGAGATAAACATTTTCGGTACACATACTTTGTACCCATTATTAATGAAATGGAAAAAGGAATATGAACAATCCTATCCTAATACAAAAATAATTATTAAAACCAATGAAGACGAAAAGTATTGTATGGCTTCTCAAAACAATAAATTTCAACTAATATCTGTTTCGCGGGAGTTGACGGAAAAAGAAAAAGAAGCGGGGTTTTTCTCTGTGCCCGTGGCAATTGATGTAATATTGCCTGTTATTAGTTTCAACAATAATAACATTCAGCAAATAGTAATGAATGGTTTAACCAAAACGAAACTTGCAGCAGCCTTTTCCGGAAAAATAACAAAATGGGGGCAACTCCTTAATATTTCAAGTAATGACAAAATTGAGGTGTTTCGTTTACGTGATAGCTCCGAAATCAGCATTAGCTGGGCAAATTTTTTATCCTTAAAACCTTCTGATTTCTCCGGTTCTTTGCTTTATAACTCCAAGGATGTTCCTGTAACGATAGCATCTAATGCTAATGCATTAGGGTACTGTAGTTCCACAGATATATATGATGCTACTACGGGATTCAAGAAAAAAAATCTTTATGTTATTCCTATTGACTTCAATAATAACAATCTGGCTGATGACAATGAGCTCGTTTTAGACAAAAAAGATGATTTAAACCGTGCTGTTTCTTCGGGGCAATATCCATTTCCTCCTTCAAGGAAGATTTTTCTGGCATACAATACAAAAACAGAAAATAAGGCTGTGAAAGAATTTTTGACATGGGCATTATCTATAGGACAAAACTATTGTATCCAGTCTGGTTTTGTGCATATTGATAAAAAAACCGCAGAAATATTTTTGAAAAAACTTTAA